One bacterium DNA segment encodes these proteins:
- a CDS encoding sulfatase-like hydrolase/transferase, whose translation MSRRRVLLLVLVAAALGARPAYQYLQLHGLGLLSRVIDPIGPPRAVVWSPGPEVPAAAPAERPPNIVVIVADDLGYNDLTWAGGGVAAGAVATPNIDAIARGGVELTAGYANNATCAPSRGAILTGRYPNRFGFELTPAPKIFMRLVAQRMRSQAGGALHPAVYHAEREGAVPPMDAQGVPPSEITLAELLRDRGYHTLGFGKWHLGETTALRPEAQGFDEYLGFYPGASLYLEVDDPRVVNSVQDFDPIDAFLWANLAFAVRKDGGPRFTPADYMTDYLSEEAARAIVANRHRPFFLYFAPNAPHTPLQARRDDYDALPQIADHRLRVYAAMIRALDRGVGRILAALDREGLADNTLVFFTSDNGGANYIGLPDINRPYRGWKMTFFEGGIHTPFFLRWPAAVAPGTRFAAPVAHVDIFATAAAAAGAALPADRPYDGTDLLPFLRGTAAGAPHDAVFWRSGGYRGVLRDGWKLQVAARPERVWLFHLAEDPTERRDLSGEQPEKVAELRALLDAHDAQMQPSAWPSLIEGPIAIDHPLGVPDRATDEYVYWDN comes from the coding sequence ATGAGCCGCCGGCGCGTTCTCCTGCTCGTCCTCGTCGCCGCCGCGCTCGGCGCCCGGCCGGCGTACCAGTATCTCCAGCTCCACGGCCTCGGGCTGTTGTCGCGCGTCATCGATCCGATCGGCCCGCCGCGCGCGGTGGTCTGGAGCCCCGGTCCGGAGGTTCCCGCCGCCGCGCCGGCCGAACGGCCGCCCAACATCGTCGTCATCGTCGCCGACGACCTCGGCTACAACGATCTCACCTGGGCCGGCGGCGGCGTCGCCGCCGGCGCGGTGGCGACGCCGAACATCGACGCCATCGCGCGCGGCGGCGTCGAGCTCACCGCCGGCTACGCCAACAACGCCACCTGCGCGCCATCACGCGGGGCGATCCTCACCGGACGCTATCCGAACCGCTTCGGCTTCGAGCTCACGCCGGCGCCGAAGATCTTCATGCGCCTGGTGGCGCAGCGCATGCGCAGCCAGGCGGGCGGCGCGTTGCACCCGGCGGTCTATCACGCGGAGCGCGAGGGGGCGGTTCCGCCAATGGACGCCCAGGGCGTGCCCCCGTCGGAGATCACCCTCGCCGAGCTGCTGCGCGACCGCGGCTACCACACGCTCGGCTTCGGCAAGTGGCACCTCGGCGAGACCACGGCGCTCCGCCCGGAGGCGCAGGGGTTCGACGAGTATCTCGGCTTCTACCCCGGCGCCTCGCTGTACCTCGAAGTCGACGACCCGCGGGTCGTCAACTCGGTGCAGGACTTCGACCCCATCGACGCCTTTCTGTGGGCCAACCTCGCCTTCGCCGTGCGCAAGGACGGCGGACCGCGCTTCACACCCGCCGACTACATGACCGACTATCTGAGCGAGGAGGCGGCGCGCGCCATCGTCGCCAATCGCCACCGTCCCTTCTTCCTCTACTTCGCCCCCAACGCGCCGCACACGCCGCTGCAGGCGCGGCGCGACGACTACGACGCCCTGCCGCAGATCGCCGACCACCGTCTGCGCGTCTACGCGGCGATGATCCGCGCCCTCGATCGCGGCGTCGGCCGCATCCTCGCGGCCCTGGATCGCGAGGGCCTGGCGGACAACACGCTGGTCTTCTTCACCAGCGACAACGGCGGCGCCAACTACATCGGCCTGCCGGACATCAACCGGCCGTACCGCGGGTGGAAGATGACCTTCTTCGAAGGCGGCATCCACACGCCGTTCTTCCTGCGCTGGCCGGCGGCGGTCGCCCCCGGCACGCGTTTCGCCGCGCCGGTGGCGCACGTCGACATCTTCGCCACCGCCGCGGCCGCCGCCGGCGCGGCCCTGCCGGCGGATCGCCCGTACGACGGCACCGATCTGTTGCCCTTCCTGCGCGGGACGGCAGCGGGCGCGCCGCACGATGCCGTCTTCTGGCGCTCCGGCGGCTATCGCGGCGTGCTGCGGGACGGCTGGAAGCTGCAGGTCGCAGCCCGGCCGGAGCGCGTCTGGTTGTTCCATCTCGCCGAGGATCCCACCGAGCGACGCGACCTGTCGGGGGAGCAGCCGGAGAAGGTGGCCGAGCTGCGGGCCCTGCTCGACGCCCACGACGCGCAGATGCAGCCGTCCGCCTGGCCGTCGCTGATCGAGGGGCCGATCGCCATCGACCACCCGCTCGGCGTCCCCGACCGCGCCACCGACGAGTACGTCTACTGGGACAACTGA
- a CDS encoding DUF1330 domain-containing protein, with product MHVVNQVFPTPEQIMPLAGDDSGPVVMLNLLKFRDRAVYRDGRADDCTGREAFLRYAALMQRIVERAGGRFLFSGEVQGIVIGRVDEPWDLIGLVEYPSRAAFFRIATSAEVQEIGVHREAGLAGQILIPLTPLRDPV from the coding sequence ATGCACGTCGTCAACCAGGTCTTCCCCACGCCCGAGCAGATCATGCCGCTGGCCGGCGACGACTCCGGGCCGGTCGTCATGCTCAACCTGCTCAAGTTCCGCGACCGCGCCGTCTACCGCGACGGGCGCGCCGACGACTGCACCGGCCGCGAGGCGTTCCTGCGCTACGCGGCGCTGATGCAGCGCATCGTCGAGCGCGCCGGCGGCCGCTTCCTCTTCTCCGGCGAGGTCCAGGGCATCGTGATCGGCCGCGTCGACGAGCCCTGGGACCTGATCGGCCTGGTCGAATACCCGTCGCGCGCCGCGTTCTTCCGCATCGCCACCTCGGCGGAGGTGCAGGAGATCGGCGTCCACCGCGAAGCCGGCCTCGCCGGCCAGATCCTGATCCCACTGACGCCGCTGCGCGATCCGGTGTGA
- a CDS encoding glutathione S-transferase family protein, with product MAQRGKPIELYYWPGIQGRGELIRLALEEAGAAYVDVARERSDGLAAMLAILEGKGRGPLPFAPPFVKVGTAVVSQTANVLAFLAPRLRLISADAARRVEAHQIQLTLADFIGEIHDTHHPIAGGLYYEDQRAAAKRRAADFVANRMPKYLGWLERLLQRNRRGRGRWLVGGDRTYVDLSAFQIVEGLRYAFPRAMRGAEPSLPLLVALRDRVAARPRIVAYLASPRRQPFNQMGIFRHYPALDAAPPRRRGA from the coding sequence ATGGCTCAGCGCGGCAAGCCGATCGAGCTCTACTACTGGCCGGGGATCCAGGGGCGTGGCGAGCTCATCCGCCTCGCCCTCGAGGAGGCGGGCGCCGCCTACGTCGACGTGGCGCGCGAGCGCAGCGATGGTCTGGCGGCGATGCTGGCCATCCTGGAGGGGAAGGGCCGCGGGCCGTTGCCCTTCGCGCCGCCCTTCGTGAAGGTCGGGACGGCGGTGGTGTCGCAGACCGCCAACGTGCTCGCCTTTCTGGCGCCGCGCCTGCGTCTGATCTCGGCCGATGCGGCGCGTCGGGTCGAGGCGCACCAGATCCAACTGACGCTCGCCGACTTCATCGGCGAGATCCACGACACCCACCACCCGATCGCCGGCGGCCTCTACTACGAGGACCAGCGGGCGGCGGCGAAGCGGCGCGCCGCGGACTTCGTCGCCAACCGGATGCCCAAGTATCTCGGCTGGCTCGAGCGGCTCCTGCAGCGCAATCGGCGCGGTCGCGGGCGGTGGCTCGTGGGCGGCGATCGCACCTACGTCGACCTCTCCGCGTTCCAGATCGTCGAAGGCCTGCGGTACGCGTTTCCGCGCGCCATGCGGGGCGCCGAACCGTCGCTGCCGCTGCTGGTGGCGCTGCGCGACCGCGTCGCCGCCCGTCCCCGCATCGTCGCCTATCTCGCGTCGCCGCGCCGTCAGCCCTTCAACCAGATGGGCATCTTCCGCCACTACCCGGCGCTCGACGCCGCGCCGCCGCGGAGGCGCGGCGCGTGA
- a CDS encoding DUF3556 domain-containing protein, with protein MAIDGAAPGPNEDAPAAKDFSTLVRSGCEDYVLRGIGLPIAAYVFHGVKLILFALGWMYFCSFTPGLGSPWHVGKWWFEGIAFQKAVLWACIVEALGFGCMSGPLGFHIWPPFTAFLHFLRPGTTKIAPFPTLPLFGGITRGWLDVALYAAFIGSLLRALVAPEIGTAQLLPIVVLLPLCALADTTIVLAARVEHHFAMIVCFLLAGNWIAACKAVQLAIWFWAGVSKLTRAFGYVVPLMTVNNPLLRSPELRRRMFVSYPDDLTPSRLGKAMAHAGTFLEFAAPLTLFFVTQSGPLLVLGMIFVLTLHGFILSNMPAGAVFEWNLLSLYAAFFLFVGHPTVTVFDIDSLPLAIYLVIGLLVLPLLGNLVPARVSFLVAMRYYAGNWAWNAWLFRGDSYKKLARVKRASPLLQEQLQRFAPQEAANMDARGMAFRSLHLQGRTLGLLLPRALGVRPFAEYRYVDGENVAGSVLGWNFGEGHLCDERLLRAIQAQCHFEEGELRAIMVESQPLLGSTLHWRIVDAERGQLAEGHVSLDQLARRAPWDYGE; from the coding sequence ATGGCCATCGATGGTGCGGCACCGGGGCCCAACGAGGACGCTCCGGCGGCGAAGGACTTCTCCACCCTGGTCCGTTCCGGGTGCGAGGATTACGTGCTGCGCGGCATCGGTCTGCCGATCGCGGCGTACGTGTTCCACGGCGTCAAGCTGATCCTCTTCGCGCTCGGCTGGATGTACTTCTGCAGCTTCACCCCCGGGCTGGGCAGCCCGTGGCACGTCGGCAAGTGGTGGTTCGAGGGCATCGCCTTCCAGAAGGCGGTGCTCTGGGCGTGCATCGTGGAAGCCCTCGGCTTCGGCTGCATGAGCGGTCCGCTCGGCTTCCACATCTGGCCGCCGTTCACCGCCTTCCTGCACTTCCTCCGCCCCGGGACGACCAAGATCGCCCCCTTCCCCACCCTGCCGCTGTTCGGTGGCATCACCCGCGGGTGGCTCGACGTCGCCCTCTATGCCGCGTTCATCGGCTCGCTGTTGCGCGCCCTCGTGGCGCCCGAGATCGGCACCGCCCAACTCCTGCCGATCGTCGTGCTGCTGCCGCTGTGCGCGCTCGCCGACACCACCATCGTGCTGGCGGCGCGCGTCGAGCACCATTTCGCCATGATCGTCTGCTTCCTGCTCGCCGGGAACTGGATCGCCGCCTGCAAGGCGGTGCAGCTCGCGATCTGGTTCTGGGCCGGCGTCTCCAAGCTGACGCGCGCCTTCGGCTACGTCGTGCCGCTGATGACGGTGAACAATCCGCTGCTGCGCAGCCCGGAGCTGCGGCGGCGGATGTTCGTGTCCTATCCCGACGACCTGACGCCGTCGCGCCTCGGCAAGGCGATGGCCCACGCCGGCACCTTCCTCGAGTTCGCCGCGCCGCTGACCCTGTTCTTCGTCACCCAGTCCGGTCCGCTGCTGGTGCTCGGGATGATCTTCGTCCTCACCCTGCACGGCTTCATCCTCAGCAACATGCCGGCGGGCGCGGTGTTCGAGTGGAACCTCCTCAGCCTCTACGCCGCGTTCTTCCTCTTCGTCGGCCACCCGACGGTGACGGTGTTCGACATCGACTCGCTGCCGCTGGCGATCTACCTCGTCATCGGCCTCCTGGTGCTGCCGCTGCTCGGCAATCTGGTGCCGGCGCGCGTCTCCTTCCTCGTCGCCATGCGCTACTACGCCGGCAACTGGGCCTGGAACGCCTGGCTGTTCCGCGGCGACAGCTACAAGAAGCTCGCCCGCGTCAAACGCGCCTCGCCGCTCCTGCAGGAGCAGTTGCAGCGCTTCGCACCGCAGGAGGCGGCCAACATGGACGCGCGCGGCATGGCCTTCCGTTCGCTGCATCTGCAGGGGCGCACGCTCGGCCTGCTGCTGCCGCGCGCCCTCGGCGTCCGCCCGTTCGCGGAATACCGCTACGTCGACGGCGAGAACGTCGCCGGCTCGGTGCTCGGCTGGAACTTCGGCGAGGGCCACCTGTGCGACGAACGCCTGCTGCGCGCCATCCAGGCGCAGTGCCACTTCGAGGAGGGCGAGCTGCGCGCCATCATGGTCGAGTCGCAGCCGCTGCTCGGCTCCACCCTGCACTGGCGCATCGTCGACGCCGAGCGCGGCCAGCTCGCCGAGGGGCACGTGTCGCTCGACCAGCTCGCCCGCCGCGCCCCCTGGGACTACGGCGAGTAG
- a CDS encoding NAD(P)/FAD-dependent oxidoreductase codes for MTDDALVVGSGPNGLAAAVALARAGVRVRVVEARDTIGGGLRTAPLTLPGFAHDVCSGCHPTGVLSPFFRALPLAEHGLRWCRPPASVAHPLDDEPAVLLRRSLAATAAELGADAAAYRGLLAPFLRDPHGLLADLFGPLRLPSHPVQMARFGAFGLLPATLLLRVRFAQARARALLAGCAAHSILPLERPLSGAVAMLFALTGHVDDWPVAAGGSQAIADALASYLRALGGRIETGVRVRRLADLPPARVVLFDTSPAQLADVAAPLLPAGYLRRLRRYRYGPGVFKLDWALDGPIPWRDPRCLDASTVHVGGTLEEIAAAEAAVWRGEHPARPFVMVVQQSQFDPSRAPAGRHTGYAYCHVPAGSEVDCTAAIEGQLERFAPGFRDRILARHRMTTADLARDNTNYVGGAITGGVADLFQFFTRPVARLDPYSTPHPRLFICSASTPPGGGVHGMCGYFAARSALRRLQRLPATVAPLS; via the coding sequence ATGACCGACGACGCGCTGGTCGTCGGCTCGGGGCCGAACGGCCTCGCCGCCGCGGTGGCGCTGGCGCGCGCCGGCGTAAGGGTGCGCGTCGTCGAGGCGCGGGACACCATCGGCGGCGGCCTGCGCACGGCACCCCTCACCCTGCCCGGGTTCGCGCACGACGTCTGCTCCGGCTGCCATCCGACCGGCGTCCTCTCGCCGTTCTTCCGCGCCCTGCCGCTCGCCGAGCACGGCCTGCGCTGGTGCCGGCCGCCGGCCTCGGTCGCCCACCCGCTGGACGACGAACCCGCGGTCCTGCTGCGGCGCTCGCTCGCCGCCACCGCCGCCGAGCTCGGCGCCGACGCCGCCGCCTATCGCGGACTCCTCGCGCCCTTTCTCCGCGATCCGCACGGCCTGCTCGCCGATCTCTTCGGACCCCTCCGCCTGCCGTCGCATCCCGTCCAGATGGCGCGGTTCGGGGCATTCGGCCTGCTGCCCGCGACCCTGCTGCTGCGCGTCCGCTTTGCCCAGGCGCGGGCGCGCGCTCTGCTCGCCGGCTGTGCCGCGCACTCGATCCTGCCGCTCGAGCGCCCGCTCAGCGGCGCGGTGGCGATGCTCTTCGCGCTGACCGGGCACGTCGATGACTGGCCGGTGGCCGCCGGCGGTTCGCAGGCGATCGCCGATGCCCTCGCCTCCTACCTGCGCGCGCTGGGCGGCCGGATCGAGACCGGCGTGCGCGTGCGCCGGCTCGCCGATCTGCCGCCGGCCCGCGTCGTCCTCTTCGACACCAGCCCGGCCCAGCTCGCCGACGTCGCGGCGCCGCTCCTGCCCGCCGGCTACCTGCGGCGCCTGCGCCGCTATCGCTACGGACCCGGCGTCTTCAAGCTCGACTGGGCGCTCGACGGCCCGATTCCCTGGCGCGACCCGCGCTGCCTGGACGCGTCGACCGTGCACGTCGGCGGCACGCTCGAAGAGATCGCCGCCGCCGAGGCCGCCGTCTGGCGCGGCGAGCATCCGGCGCGGCCGTTCGTCATGGTCGTGCAGCAGAGCCAGTTCGATCCCAGCCGGGCGCCCGCCGGCCGGCACACGGGCTACGCCTACTGCCACGTACCGGCCGGCTCGGAGGTCGATTGCACCGCGGCGATCGAGGGACAGCTCGAGCGCTTCGCGCCCGGCTTTCGCGACCGCATCCTGGCGCGACATCGCATGACGACCGCCGACCTGGCGCGCGACAATACGAACTACGTCGGCGGCGCGATCACCGGCGGCGTCGCCGATCTCTTCCAGTTCTTCACCCGCCCGGTGGCCCGCCTCGATCCCTACTCGACGCCGCACCCGCGCCTGTTCATCTGCTCCGCCTCCACGCCGCCCGGCGGCGGCGTGCACGGCATGTGCGGCTACTTCGCCGCCCGCAGCGCCCTGCGCCGATTGCAGCGCCTGCCGGCCACCGTCGCCCCGTTGTCCTGA
- a CDS encoding lipase maturation factor family protein, whose amino-acid sequence MPPRPTYLLTRFAILRLLALVYAVAFLVLINQAQPLLGAGGLLPVARFLAHVRDAAGSSSAAVLALPTLFWIDCSDATLLAAAWLGLALSLLALAGITNALLQLALWGLYLSFVQVGQLFYGYGWETQLLETGFLAVFLCPLRGLGPFRSAPPRLVIWLFRWLIMRIMLGAAAIKLRGDPCWRDFTCLVYHYETQPVPNPLSWWLNAQPRWFHVAGVAVNHFVELIAPVFVLGPRRLRAFAGICFIAFQVMLILSGNLSFLNWLTIVPALACFDDAAFARLLPRRSRRRALAAAADRQPSAPQRGAAIALTALVAFLSINVVANLLSPRQAMNRSYDRLHLVNTYGAFGSVGRERDEVILEGTSDDHVGPDTRWQEYQFPCKPGDVTRRPCVISPYHYRADWQMWFAAMSQASREPWLIHLIHQLLRGDPAGKRLLAVDPFPTQPPRFIRAQLYRYQFTRPGDGSPDWWRRTFIRPYLPPVGRDDPDIAAYLRSLDLDDEPGDRPGREIGAGTS is encoded by the coding sequence ATGCCCCCGCGGCCCACCTACCTCCTCACCCGTTTCGCCATCCTGCGCCTGCTGGCGCTGGTCTACGCGGTCGCCTTCCTCGTCCTGATCAACCAGGCGCAGCCGCTGCTCGGCGCCGGCGGCCTGCTGCCCGTCGCGCGCTTCCTCGCCCACGTGCGCGACGCCGCCGGCTCCTCCAGCGCCGCCGTCCTGGCGCTGCCCACCCTGTTCTGGATCGACTGCAGCGACGCCACCCTGCTCGCCGCCGCCTGGCTCGGCCTGGCGCTCTCGCTGCTCGCCCTGGCCGGCATCACCAACGCCCTGCTGCAGCTCGCGCTGTGGGGCCTCTACCTGTCGTTCGTCCAGGTCGGCCAGCTCTTCTACGGCTACGGCTGGGAGACGCAACTGCTCGAGACCGGGTTCCTGGCCGTCTTCCTCTGTCCCTTGCGCGGCCTCGGCCCCTTCCGCAGCGCGCCGCCGCGCCTGGTGATCTGGCTCTTCCGCTGGCTGATCATGCGCATCATGCTCGGCGCCGCGGCGATCAAGCTGCGCGGCGATCCCTGCTGGCGCGATTTCACCTGCCTCGTCTACCACTACGAAACGCAGCCGGTGCCCAACCCGCTCAGTTGGTGGCTCAATGCCCAGCCGCGCTGGTTCCACGTCGCCGGCGTCGCGGTCAACCATTTCGTCGAGCTGATCGCGCCCGTCTTCGTCCTCGGCCCGCGCCGGCTGCGCGCCTTCGCCGGGATCTGCTTCATCGCCTTCCAGGTCATGCTGATCCTCAGCGGCAACCTCTCGTTCCTCAACTGGCTCACCATCGTGCCGGCGCTCGCCTGCTTCGACGACGCCGCCTTCGCCCGGCTCCTGCCGCGTCGCTCGCGCCGGCGCGCGCTCGCCGCCGCCGCGGACCGCCAGCCGTCGGCGCCGCAACGCGGCGCCGCGATCGCCCTGACGGCGCTGGTGGCGTTCCTCAGCATCAACGTCGTCGCCAATCTGCTCTCGCCCCGCCAGGCGATGAATCGCTCGTACGACCGGCTGCACCTGGTGAACACCTACGGCGCCTTCGGCTCGGTGGGACGGGAGCGGGACGAGGTGATCCTGGAGGGCACGAGCGACGACCACGTCGGCCCCGACACGCGCTGGCAGGAGTACCAGTTCCCCTGCAAGCCGGGCGACGTGACCCGGCGGCCCTGCGTCATCTCCCCCTACCACTACCGCGCCGACTGGCAGATGTGGTTCGCCGCCATGTCGCAGGCGAGCCGCGAGCCGTGGTTGATCCACCTGATCCATCAACTCCTGCGCGGGGACCCGGCGGGGAAGCGCCTGCTCGCCGTGGACCCCTTCCCAACGCAGCCGCCGCGGTTCATCCGCGCCCAGCTCTACCGCTACCAGTTCACCCGCCCCGGCGACGGCAGCCCCGACTGGTGGCGTCGCACCTTCATCCGCCCCTACCTGCCGCCGGTGGGACGCGACGATCCCGACATCGCCGCCTACCTGCGATCCCTGGACCTCGACGACGAGCCGGGGGACCGCCCCGGCCGTGAAATCGGCGCCGGGACTTCGTAG
- a CDS encoding exo-alpha-sialidase → MSRVRVLVGTRKGAFVLEADGTRDDWTVSGPHFAGWEIYHLKGSPAEPDRLYASQSSAWFGQLVQRSDDGGRTWQPVGNQFAYDGITGTHQWYDGTPHPWEFARVWHLEPSLGDPDHVYAGVEDAALFESRDGGQSWRELSGLRRHGSGPRWQPGAGGLCLHTILIDPGNPARLYIAISAAGAFRSDDGGATWQPINRGLRSEGIPDPEAEVGHCVHRIALHRQRPRVLFMQKHWDVMRSDDGGDTWREVSGNLPTDFGFPIDLHAHEPDTVYVVPITSDSHHYPPDGRLRVYRSRSGGGDWEPLTRGLPQRDCYVNVLRDAMAVDALDACGLYFGTTGGQVYASADSGDTWAPIVRDLPPVLSVEVQTLR, encoded by the coding sequence ATGAGCAGGGTCCGGGTACTGGTAGGCACGCGCAAGGGCGCGTTCGTGCTCGAAGCCGACGGCACGCGGGACGACTGGACGGTCAGCGGCCCGCACTTCGCCGGCTGGGAGATCTACCACCTCAAGGGATCGCCGGCGGAGCCGGATCGGCTCTATGCGTCGCAGAGCAGCGCCTGGTTCGGCCAGCTCGTCCAGCGCTCCGACGACGGCGGCCGCACCTGGCAGCCGGTCGGCAACCAGTTCGCGTACGACGGCATCACCGGCACCCACCAGTGGTACGACGGCACGCCGCATCCCTGGGAATTCGCCCGCGTCTGGCACCTCGAGCCGTCGCTCGGCGATCCCGACCATGTCTACGCCGGCGTCGAGGATGCCGCGCTCTTCGAATCGCGCGACGGCGGCCAGAGCTGGCGCGAGCTCTCGGGCCTGCGCCGCCACGGGTCCGGCCCGCGCTGGCAGCCCGGCGCCGGCGGCCTGTGCCTGCACACCATCCTCATCGACCCCGGCAACCCGGCGCGGCTCTACATCGCCATCTCGGCGGCGGGCGCCTTCCGCAGCGACGACGGCGGCGCCACCTGGCAGCCGATCAACCGCGGCCTGCGCTCCGAGGGAATTCCCGACCCGGAGGCCGAGGTCGGCCACTGCGTCCACCGCATCGCCCTGCACCGGCAACGGCCGCGGGTGCTGTTCATGCAGAAGCACTGGGACGTCATGCGCAGCGACGACGGCGGCGACACCTGGCGCGAGGTGAGCGGCAACCTGCCGACCGACTTCGGCTTCCCGATCGACCTCCACGCCCACGAACCGGACACCGTGTACGTCGTGCCGATCACCAGCGACTCGCACCATTACCCGCCGGACGGCCGGCTCCGCGTCTATCGCAGCCGCAGCGGCGGCGGCGACTGGGAGCCGCTGACCCGCGGCCTGCCGCAGCGCGACTGCTACGTGAACGTGCTGCGGGACGCCATGGCGGTCGACGCGCTCGATGCCTGCGGGCTCTACTTCGGCACCACCGGCGGCCAGGTCTACGCCTCGGCCGACAGCGGCGACACCTGGGCGCCGATCGTGCGCGATCTGCCGCCGGTCCTCTCGGTCGAGGTTCAGACCCTGCGATGA
- a CDS encoding MoaD/ThiS family protein, giving the protein MIRIVLPAHLRTLAGSEREVQLAVAGPVTQRAVLDALEARYPMLAGTIRDRVTLRRRPFVRFFACQEDLSHDPPDTLLPAAVVSGAEAFLIVGAMAGG; this is encoded by the coding sequence ATGATCCGCATCGTCCTGCCGGCGCATCTCCGCACGCTGGCCGGCAGCGAGCGCGAGGTGCAGCTCGCGGTCGCGGGGCCGGTCACCCAGCGCGCCGTGCTCGACGCGCTGGAGGCGCGCTACCCGATGCTCGCCGGAACCATCCGCGACCGCGTCACCTTGCGCCGCCGCCCCTTCGTCCGCTTCTTCGCCTGCCAGGAGGACCTCTCGCACGATCCGCCGGACACGCTGCTGCCGGCCGCCGTCGTCAGCGGCGCCGAGGCCTTCCTGATCGTCGGCGCCATGGCCGGCGGCTGA